From one Polynucleobacter sp. UK-FUSCHL-C3 genomic stretch:
- the corA gene encoding magnesium/cobalt transporter CorA, translating into MINLFVLQNGRLSQEQVEDRNELLQHHNPIWIDVIDPEEEELLWIKEAFAVQLPELDDLGDLEASARYFEADDGHLHIRTDFLLDEEDTSRNVRVAFVLTNQVLFSIHDEDLPVFRLVRLRARLRPGSVSNAKDVLLDLYSTDAEYSADALEEVYENLEQAGKRVLSETITDADAAGVLETIATEEDTNGRIRRNVMDTRRALSFLMRSKLLSDEQQEEARQILRDIDSLENHTAFLFDKINFLMDATVGFISLNQSKIIKIFSVVSVALMPPTLLASIWGMNFEFMPELKETWGYPAAIITMIISAMIPLGYFRHKGWLKSN; encoded by the coding sequence ATGATCAACTTGTTCGTCCTACAAAATGGCCGTCTATCGCAAGAGCAAGTCGAAGATCGCAATGAACTACTTCAGCACCATAATCCTATTTGGATTGACGTCATCGACCCGGAAGAGGAAGAACTCCTCTGGATCAAAGAAGCTTTTGCAGTTCAACTGCCAGAACTGGATGATTTAGGTGATTTGGAAGCGTCTGCTCGTTACTTTGAGGCAGACGATGGGCATCTGCATATTCGCACTGATTTCTTGTTAGACGAAGAAGACACATCACGCAACGTGAGGGTGGCTTTCGTATTAACCAACCAAGTTCTTTTCTCCATTCACGATGAAGACTTACCAGTATTTAGGCTCGTTCGTCTTCGTGCGCGGTTACGCCCAGGCTCTGTTAGTAATGCCAAAGATGTTCTCCTGGATTTGTACTCAACCGATGCTGAATACTCGGCAGACGCGCTTGAGGAGGTTTATGAAAATCTAGAGCAAGCGGGTAAGCGCGTCTTATCTGAAACTATTACCGATGCCGATGCCGCAGGTGTTCTAGAGACGATTGCGACTGAGGAGGATACCAATGGCCGCATTCGTCGTAACGTAATGGATACTCGACGCGCCCTCTCATTTCTAATGCGCAGCAAATTACTCTCAGATGAGCAGCAAGAAGAGGCTCGTCAAATCTTACGCGATATCGATTCCTTAGAAAACCATACTGCATTTTTGTTCGATAAGATCAACTTCTTAATGGATGCAACCGTCGGCTTTATTAGTTTGAACCAGAGCAAAATTATTAAGATCTTCTCTGTGGTTTCGGTCGCCCTAATGCCGCCCACCTTGCTCGCTAGCATTTGGGGTATGAACTTTGAGTTTATGCCCGAGTTAAAAGAGACCTGGGGTTATCCGGCCGCCATCATCACCATGATTATTTCAGCGATGATTCCATTGGGGTACTTCCGCCATAAAGGTTGGCTTAAGTCTAATTAA
- a CDS encoding CinA family protein: protein MNQSIASLVQTLSNLLEKSSIKIALAESCTGGLLAAHLTAQAGSSRWFDRGFVTYSNVAKTESIGVSPSQIEQYGAVSEEIAKAMAQGALKHSEAQTSIAITGIAGPGGATENKPVGMVCIAWAIQKSSNPVRLIGNTQYFNGDRQAIREQACIYALDQLIQILSRPD from the coding sequence ATGAATCAATCTATTGCTTCACTTGTACAAACGCTTTCCAATCTTTTGGAGAAATCGTCCATCAAGATTGCCTTAGCAGAATCCTGTACAGGCGGCTTATTGGCAGCCCACCTGACAGCTCAAGCAGGATCAAGCCGTTGGTTTGATCGTGGCTTTGTCACCTATAGTAACGTGGCCAAGACCGAGAGTATTGGGGTATCGCCCTCACAAATTGAGCAATACGGTGCGGTCAGTGAAGAGATCGCCAAAGCCATGGCTCAGGGAGCTTTGAAACACAGCGAAGCCCAAACAAGTATCGCCATCACCGGCATTGCTGGACCAGGCGGCGCCACTGAAAACAAACCAGTTGGTATGGTCTGCATTGCTTGGGCAATTCAGAAGTCAAGTAATCCTGTGCGGCTGATCGGAAACACTCAGTACTTCAATGGCGATCGTCAGGCAATCCGTGAACAAGCCTGTATTTATGCTCTAGACCAATTAATACAAATCCTAAGCCGTCCAGACTGA
- a CDS encoding TonB family protein — MNLARPPILIRPLWIALALSLLVHVLLLGHRWFEAQEQDRRLSTPLSVVLVNASTKSPPQNAQKLAQADLDGGGLTINQDASAMHRARLGADAKLEALEKRQKQLLSKLEADKKQASGKRSGEEAKQITEMNALEAELAKRLSPEGRLPRRAVLSASSTKTVAFAYYYDAMRQKIEAYGNTFFPRVQGRPIYGSLVLTVSVDAEGYIATNSKGREGIEVSRSSGVRELDRQAIAIVRAAAPYGPFPPEMRRQLDILDWVSTFEFTRDTKEQSGNRFELKNGMNQ; from the coding sequence ATGAACCTGGCCCGTCCGCCTATCCTTATCCGCCCCTTGTGGATTGCCTTAGCTCTTTCTCTGTTAGTCCACGTCTTACTTTTGGGTCATCGCTGGTTTGAGGCGCAGGAACAGGATCGTCGCCTAAGTACACCATTAAGCGTTGTCCTAGTAAATGCTAGTACTAAATCGCCACCTCAAAACGCACAGAAGCTTGCCCAAGCAGATCTCGATGGGGGTGGTTTGACCATTAATCAAGATGCCAGCGCGATGCATCGCGCGCGTTTGGGCGCAGATGCAAAATTGGAAGCACTTGAGAAACGTCAAAAGCAGTTGCTGTCTAAATTAGAGGCTGATAAAAAACAGGCTTCCGGTAAACGAAGTGGGGAAGAGGCTAAACAGATTACAGAAATGAATGCTCTAGAGGCTGAGTTAGCAAAACGTCTTAGCCCCGAGGGGCGATTACCGCGGCGGGCAGTGTTAAGCGCTAGTAGTACAAAGACCGTGGCCTTTGCGTATTACTACGATGCTATGCGCCAAAAGATTGAGGCCTATGGCAATACTTTCTTTCCGAGAGTGCAGGGGCGTCCTATCTATGGAAGCTTAGTTTTAACAGTCAGTGTCGATGCTGAAGGCTATATTGCTACAAATAGTAAGGGACGCGAAGGTATTGAGGTAAGCCGTTCATCAGGAGTTCGGGAGTTAGACCGTCAAGCGATTGCGATTGTGCGAGCGGCCGCACCATATGGCCCCTTTCCTCCAGAGATGCGTCGGCAGCTCGACATTTTGGATTGGGTCTCTACTTTTGAGTTCACACGCGACACCAAAGAGCAATCTGGAAACCGTTTTGAATTAAAGAATGGCATGAATCAATGA
- the pyrF gene encoding orotidine-5'-phosphate decarboxylase: MNSSLHVTKKGGSFRDQIEAAWASQGSMLCLGLDPDPKRFPSCLAGKPQAILEFCQTIADATADLVCAFKPQFAYFASQGAEAQLEKLIAHLKTKYPNIPVILDAKRGDIGSTAEHYALEAFERYGADAVTVNPYMGKDSIEPYLQHAGKGVIILCRTSNPGGSDLQNLHVGNNGALFEKVAQLAKEWDQSGQVALVVGATYPQEIAKVRSIVGDMPLLIPGIGAQGGDIEATVMAGAISKRPGIGMMINSSRAILYASSGDDYVSAARGVAQETRNALRTAQVKLK, translated from the coding sequence ATGAACAGTTCATTACATGTGACAAAAAAGGGTGGGTCCTTTCGGGATCAGATTGAGGCTGCTTGGGCTTCACAGGGCAGCATGCTCTGTTTGGGGCTAGACCCAGACCCCAAGCGATTCCCATCCTGCCTAGCCGGTAAGCCTCAAGCCATCCTAGAGTTTTGTCAGACAATTGCCGATGCGACCGCAGACCTGGTTTGTGCTTTTAAACCACAGTTTGCCTACTTTGCCTCTCAGGGGGCCGAGGCCCAACTCGAAAAGCTAATCGCTCATCTCAAAACCAAGTACCCCAATATCCCCGTTATCTTGGATGCCAAACGTGGAGATATTGGCAGTACTGCGGAGCACTATGCCCTAGAGGCCTTTGAACGATATGGGGCCGATGCAGTAACGGTCAATCCCTATATGGGCAAGGATTCGATTGAGCCTTATTTGCAACATGCAGGCAAGGGAGTAATCATTCTCTGCAGAACCTCTAACCCCGGTGGCTCCGATCTGCAAAACCTTCATGTTGGGAATAATGGGGCTCTCTTTGAAAAGGTGGCCCAGCTCGCAAAAGAATGGGATCAATCCGGTCAGGTTGCTCTGGTGGTTGGTGCAACCTATCCCCAAGAAATTGCCAAAGTTAGATCGATTGTGGGCGATATGCCTCTATTAATTCCTGGAATTGGTGCACAGGGTGGCGATATTGAGGCTACTGTGATGGCTGGTGCAATTTCTAAGCGTCCAGGTATCGGGATGATGATTAATTCTTCTCGTGCAATTTTGTATGCCAGCTCAGGTGACGATTATGTGAGCGCTGCGAGAGGGGTTGCGCAAGAGACCCGCAATGCGCTGCGTACTGCCCAAGTAAAACTAAAGTAA
- the aroE gene encoding shikimate dehydrogenase translates to MSAYPFLLRLEPELFKDRDVYAVFGNPIMHSKSPLIHEQFARNSGQRISYIRIQPELDQFAKMLAAFFQMGGKGANVTVPFKLDAFVQCQQLSPRAKLAGAVNTLWLENGQLIGDNTDGIGLVRDLQSQGIGLNNKRVLIVGAGGASRGIIGPILQEVPNSLVVVNRTIHKAEELVATFKNLANSLAVDLEAWSLLKLEQDNVPLFDLVINASAAGLEQQSPLSDLAAKHVFQSSCFAYDLLYGKITPFMHQALQNGCRVSDGLGMLVEQAAEAFILWRKLNIESLGTRPVLSSLRKA, encoded by the coding sequence ATGAGTGCTTATCCATTTCTGTTGCGATTAGAGCCCGAGCTTTTTAAAGATAGGGATGTGTATGCTGTCTTTGGCAATCCCATTATGCACAGTAAATCCCCTTTAATTCATGAGCAATTTGCTCGTAATAGTGGACAACGTATCAGTTATATCCGTATACAGCCCGAGCTCGATCAATTCGCCAAGATGCTTGCTGCTTTTTTTCAAATGGGCGGTAAGGGCGCCAATGTAACAGTCCCTTTCAAGCTCGATGCTTTCGTCCAATGTCAGCAATTAAGTCCACGCGCCAAATTAGCGGGTGCTGTTAATACCTTATGGCTTGAGAATGGTCAATTGATTGGTGACAATACGGATGGAATCGGCTTGGTCCGTGATTTGCAGTCACAGGGTATTGGGCTAAATAACAAACGTGTATTGATAGTAGGCGCCGGTGGCGCCAGTCGCGGCATCATTGGCCCTATTCTGCAAGAAGTGCCAAATAGTCTGGTGGTGGTAAATCGGACCATTCATAAGGCCGAAGAATTAGTTGCTACATTTAAAAATCTTGCCAATTCCTTGGCGGTGGATTTAGAGGCCTGGTCACTCTTAAAACTAGAGCAAGATAATGTGCCTTTGTTTGATTTGGTTATTAATGCAAGCGCAGCCGGCTTGGAACAGCAAAGCCCATTGAGCGATTTGGCCGCAAAGCATGTATTCCAGTCCAGTTGTTTTGCCTATGATTTACTTTACGGCAAGATCACGCCTTTCATGCATCAGGCTCTGCAGAACGGCTGTCGGGTTAGTGATGGTCTTGGAATGTTGGTGGAGCAAGCAGCAGAAGCATTTATTCTTTGGCGCAAGCTGAATATAGAGTCGCTAGGAACACGCCCAGTCCTTTCGAGTCTGCGAAAGGCTTAG
- the mtgA gene encoding monofunctional biosynthetic peptidoglycan transglycosylase: MRWLTYFLKCIAWGFVSIQLYFVVQITLWIFINPSSTAFQRAEHWRLCQFSFTCPIQHRWVPYAQISNDLKRAILVSEDDIFFIHPGVRIEDMQKAWERNQKAGSKVVRGGSTITQQLAKNLFLSSEKNYFRKTQELIVTGLLELILSKQRILEIYMNSVEWGEGIFGVGAATQHYFVSTPKNITRDQAVSLASALPAPKCFDKSKYCKRGSIDFSARQQFILEGMDRIALPKPK; this comes from the coding sequence ATGCGGTGGCTGACCTATTTCTTAAAATGCATTGCTTGGGGATTTGTTTCGATCCAATTGTATTTTGTAGTGCAAATTACATTATGGATCTTTATTAATCCAAGTAGCACCGCTTTTCAGAGGGCAGAGCATTGGCGACTATGTCAGTTTAGTTTCACTTGCCCGATTCAACATCGTTGGGTTCCTTATGCACAAATTAGCAATGATCTCAAGCGCGCAATTTTAGTGAGCGAGGACGATATCTTCTTTATACATCCAGGCGTTCGAATTGAGGATATGCAAAAAGCTTGGGAGAGAAATCAAAAAGCAGGCAGTAAGGTCGTGCGCGGCGGGTCCACGATTACTCAACAATTGGCTAAGAACTTATTTCTCTCCTCAGAGAAGAATTACTTCCGCAAGACTCAAGAGCTAATCGTTACGGGATTATTGGAACTTATTTTATCAAAACAACGAATCTTAGAAATCTATATGAACTCGGTCGAGTGGGGCGAGGGTATTTTTGGAGTTGGTGCTGCTACCCAACATTACTTTGTGAGCACTCCCAAAAATATTACCCGTGATCAAGCTGTCTCTTTGGCATCCGCCTTGCCGGCACCAAAATGCTTTGATAAGAGTAAATATTGCAAACGAGGCAGCATTGACTTTAGTGCTCGCCAACAATTTATCTTGGAGGGTATGGACCGAATTGCTCTTCCCAAGCCAAAATAG